A portion of the Lolium rigidum isolate FL_2022 chromosome 1, APGP_CSIRO_Lrig_0.1, whole genome shotgun sequence genome contains these proteins:
- the LOC124678594 gene encoding RNA demethylase ALKBH9B-like: MAAADAAAADDDPMALVRGQYDADELAIAGEFLTTWLPFLSAGLCPSCADSLRGRVESLLPRADESPPEPHTPIEPSGWDLDPAPPQHLPFEASGWDSDPPQQQPAETPRMSWADMAQEDELAAAAEEDAAATAADDGEEAGKPRAKPSREQRELHRFRKVARKDDFICFERVRGRLVNILAGLELHAGVFSAAEQQRIVECVYDLQEKGKRGELGDRTYTEPEKWMRGKGRVTIQFGCCYNYATDKNGNPPGIIRTFVSDPIPELFKVMIKRLVKWRILPPDCVPDSCIVNMYDPGDCIPPHIDSHDFVRPFCTVSFLSECNILFGSSLKIAGPGEFVGSFAIPLPVGSVLIINGNGADVAKHCVPAVPSKRISITFRKMDPAKRPFSFKDDPELLNITPLEAAPQETSRAAPQESNRAAPQESSRSSDDGKGKQLDVPNGNLGSRSSRSRKSKGRTSAGKPSWGGILGDQPPQRPQSPMTSTSSDRERDSIGRLREPRYPQSSDRERDSIGRSREAGYLPSSERGRDSIGRPTETGYSPSSERERDSIARSREPRYPPSSGRESNSIGRSREPRYPRDAPGMQSHGEDLRDRLNRLPHERAYGSGVYFINNGAESQERKQRMEHRQLLMINRTINDEMDSLSTGSHDSPDQPRMSIRTIHNKPRTRINMGG, from the exons atggccgccgccgacgccgccgccgccgacgacgacccGATGGCGCTCGTGCGGGGGCAGTACGACGCCGACGAGCTCGCCATCGCCGGGGAGTTCCTCACCACCTGGCTCCCCTTCCTCTCCGCGGGGctctgcccctcctgcgccgactCGCTCCGCGGCCGCGTCGAGTCCCTCCTCCCGCGAG CGGACGAATCGCCGCCGGAGCCGCACACGCCGATTGAGCCCTCGGGGTGGGACCTGGATCCGGCTCCCCCGCAGCACCTGCCGTTCGAGGCCAGCGGCTGGGACTCGGATCCGCCGCAGCAGCAGCCGGCGGAGACCCCGAGGATGTCTTGGGCGGACATGGCGCAGGAGGACGAGCTCGCCgctgcggcggaggaggacgcggctgCCACGGCCGCCGACGACGGGGAGGAGGCGGGGAAGCCCAGGGCGAAGCCGTCCAGGGAGCAGCGGGAGCTGCATCGGTTCCGCAAGGTGGCGCGGAAGGATGATTTCATTTGCTTCGAGAGGGTCAGGGGCCGGCTTGTCAACATCCTCGCAGGCCTAGAGCTCCACGCCGGGGTGTTCAGTGCCGCTGAGCAGCAGCGCATCGTTGAGTGCGTCTACGACCTGCAGGAGAAGGGCAAGCGTGGGGAGCTTGGAG ATCGGACATATACAGAACCTGAGAAATGGATGCGTGGTAAAGGGCGGGTAACAATCCAATTTGGATGCTGTTATAACTATGCTACG GACAAGAATGGAAATCCACCAGGCATCATTCGAACTTTCGTTTCTGATCCGATTCCTGAACTATTTAAGGTCATGATCAAGAGATTGGTAAAGTGGCGTATTTTGCCCCCGGACTGTGTACCGGACAGTTGCATTGTCAATATGTATGACCCTGGAGATTGCATCCCACCACATATAGACAGCCATGATTTTGTTCGACCATTTTGTACTGTTTCATTCCTCAGTGAATGCAACATACTTTTTGGGTCTAGTCTGAAAATCGCTGGTCCTGGAGAATTTGTGGGCTCATTTGCAATTCCTCTACCTGTCGG GTCTGTGCTTATCATAAATGGcaatggtgctgatgttgcaaaGCATTGCGTTCCAGCAGTGCCATCCAAAAG GATATCCATCACCTTCAGAAAAATGGATCCAGCAAAGCGTCCATTCAGTTTCAAGGATGATCCGGAACTGCTGAACATTACTCCTCTCGAAGCAGCTCCACAAGAAACTAGCAGAGCAGCTCCACAAGAAAGTAACAGAGCAGCTCCACAAGAAAGTAGCAGATCCTCAGATGACGGCAAGGGGAAGCAGCTTGACGTGCCAAATGGTAATCTAGGCAGCAGATCATCCAGAAGCAGGAAATCTAAAGGAAGAACATCTGCTGGAAAACCAAGTTGGGGTGGCATTCTTGGAGACCAACCTCCACAACGTCCACAGAGTCCTATGACTAGTACGAGTTCTGACAGAGAAAGGGACTCCATTGGTAGGTTGAGAGAGCCAAGATATCCACAGAGTTCTGACAGAGAAAGGGACTCCATTGGGAGGTCAAGAGAGGCAGGATATCTTCCGAGTTCTGAGAGGGGAAGGGACTCCATTGGGAGGCCAACAGAGACAGGATATTCTCCGAGTTCTGAGAGAGAAAGGGACTCCATTGCTAGGTCAAGAGAACCAAGATACCCGCCAAGCTCTGGGAGAGAAAGTAACTCCATTGGGAGGTCAAGAGAACCAAGATATCCACGTGATGCACCTGGCATGCAGTCTCATGGTGAGGATCTCAGAGATCGTCTGAATAGGCTGCCTCACGAGagggcatatggcagcggtgt